The DNA segment GATTACTTCAACCCCTACTCTTGCTTCTACAAGCTCAAGAATGTTATCAAAGCTGATCTTCGACATAAGTTCAAGATGCTTTGTAAAAAAGTCCCCAAAGCTTTCCGCTACGAAGGTACCCTCTGGCACACGTACTTCAATCAATCCAAGTGCGGCTAAAGCACGATTCGCTTCTCTTAATGTACTCCGCCCCACGCCAAACATTTCCATTAGCTTTCTCTCGCTTGGCAGCTTCCCACCAGGAGGAATGGTTCCATTTATGATTAACTCCATCAACTGTTGAACAATATTCTGAGACATCGTTGTTTTCTTTACTTGATGAATCTGATCTTCAAGCATCTGCTCACTCCAATGATCTGACCTTAAGACCTTAATGATAACGTACGATACCACAAACAACAAGATGATCAGTTGCTCTCTTGTGGCGCCTCGTCCTTCTCGATTTGGCGGACAACCTGGTCCACTGTTGTTTTTTCTAATGATCGCTCTAAGGCTTGCTGTGCCTCATTGAAATGCTCACCAATGGAATGCTGTATGTTGCGTCCGACAATACACTTTGGATTCGGTTGATCGTGAATACTAAACAATTGATTTTCCTTCACTGCTTCTACGGCCTTGTACACGTCAAGCAGCGTCACCTCGGATAAATCCTTTGCAAGCTCCGCCCCTGCTTTACCTGGCCTTGTCTTCACAAGTCCAGCATTCCTGAGCATCCCGATGATTTTGCGAACAACGGCAGGATTTGTATTCACACTTCCTGCTAAAAACTCCGATGTATTTATTTCTGGTTGATCCTTATCTATATCTAAAAGAGATAACAGATGTATCCCTACTGAAAATCGACTACTAATCGACATATTGCACCATCCATTCTTGTAACAAATGCTATTACAAGTATAGTACAGTTTGGTAAGACGAACAATATGTGGGCTTATGAATGGGTCATACAATATGTTGACAAAAACAAAACTTGTAACTATTATAGATACATGTAATAAAAGTAATTACAAGTTGATTAAAAACTTAGGAGGCTTTTCATATGAAAACATTAATCACTGGTGCAACAGGCCGTCTTGGATCTAAAATTGTTCAATCTGTTCTTACTCGCATTTCTGCAAGTGAACTCGCAGTTAGCGTGCGTAACCCCGAGAAAGCTAAGGATCTAAAAGAATTAGGAGTTGATGTTCGCCAAGCGGACTTTAATGACCCTGCATCTCTTGAAAAAGCATTTACCGGTATTGATCGTCTGCTTTTAATCTCTGCAGACGGAGACAATGAAACAAGAATCAAGCAACATACCCAAGCAGTTGAAGCCGCAAAACAAGCAGGTGTTTCGTTTATTGCATATACAAGTTTAGCGGATGCAACCAACAGTCAAAATCTAATGGCACCGCCACATGTAGCGACTGAAGCTGCTATTAAAGAAACGGGTATTCCATATTCTTTCTTACGTAACAACTGGTATTTAGAAAATGAAGCGGACAGTATTAAAGCCTCCCT comes from the Alkalihalobacillus sp. FSL W8-0930 genome and includes:
- a CDS encoding Rrf2 family transcriptional regulator, whose translation is MSISSRFSVGIHLLSLLDIDKDQPEINTSEFLAGSVNTNPAVVRKIIGMLRNAGLVKTRPGKAGAELAKDLSEVTLLDVYKAVEAVKENQLFSIHDQPNPKCIVGRNIQHSIGEHFNEAQQALERSLEKTTVDQVVRQIEKDEAPQESN
- a CDS encoding SDR family oxidoreductase, which encodes MKTLITGATGRLGSKIVQSVLTRISASELAVSVRNPEKAKDLKELGVDVRQADFNDPASLEKAFTGIDRLLLISADGDNETRIKQHTQAVEAAKQAGVSFIAYTSLADATNSQNLMAPPHVATEAAIKETGIPYSFLRNNWYLENEADSIKASLQGAPWITSAGSGKVGWALQQDYAEAAARVITEEGHDFTTYELAGPLYTQEELVGHLESVTGKDITLKQVSDDEYAEAMKQAGVPDFAIPIVVGIQESIRVGSLATEKSDFETVLGRPVTPIEDALKQLVSSLS